CTCGGCACGGAGCAACTCGTCGTCGAACTTGGCGTTCTTGCGGTACCAGTACTGGAACTGAACGGGATTGACGCCTCTCATGGCGGACCCGGTGGTGATGTATCCACGCTGGTCGTACTGGACGACTTGTCCCTCTAGCTCGCCAGCCAGGCATTGCCGTTGCATGGGGAGCTTGGTCTTGGACGCCTCAGGATAGTCATATACAAACTCGTTCCGCAGCGCTCCCTTGCCGTCATACTCTTCCCGACTGCGAAGGGTGAGCTTGTCCGTGTAGGTGTTGATGGCCACCAGGTTCTGCCGTTGACTCGGTTCTTGCTCATGGCGACCAGAGTACTGGTAGAGTCGAGAACAGCCGTCTGGCTCGACATGCATGAAACAAGTCGTGAGACCGTTCAAACTCTCAAGGACGATACGGTTCTTTTCCAGCACCGTCTTCTGTCCTTTCATGTTCTTGTACAGGGTGGAAACCTTGTCTCGACCATGTAACTGCAGAATATTAGCTCAAATCCTGAATGGAGAAAGGATGACCTACCAAAACAAGGGGGAGGATAAGATCCTGCAAGGCCTTGCAGAAAGCCCAAACCGCAGTCAGAATCCAAGTGATAGGCCAAGAGATCACCAGCGACTGCCCACGAAGGATATAGTTCAATTCTCGCTGATACTCGGGATCTGCGACCAACGAGAGCACAGTGAACTTGATACAGGTTCGAATCTTCTGAAGGAACCTGATGACTGCGACTCGCATAAACTCCGCAAACCCCTTGTTCTTGAGCTCGATCTCGGATGACACCGTGATAATTAGTTGATCGTAGCTTGAGTCGCGGAAATCGGACCTGGGTCCAAAATCCTCGTCATGGGCAGCGATCGCTCCGGCGTACTGGCCTACAAGTACCGCCAGGGAAGTACTCAAGCTAGATCTTGCAAGGAGACAATGCAGCTCAACTGCGTCGGCTGTGCCAGGGTGACAACGGATCCACTCCACATCGGGGGCAGAAAGACGAGTTGGTTGGCCGCATGCTCTCTCTATCAAGAAGGCGTGGACATGCCGAGGCATAAGATCCCATTCCCTGTCAGGGTCCATTCCAAGGAGCAGATGGCGCAACATTGTCTTCTGAGCGTGGGCGATCACCCGTTTTCTTTCAGGAGGAGAGCTTTTGAGCTGGCGCTTGATGCCCTCGGGAACGGCAAGCGTCCCGCTGTCGTGATGCTGGGCTGCCAGAAGTTGTGCTAGCATTGCATGATCACGCGAAAGCCCTAGTCGACTTTCAGCCGTGACGTAAACGAGAGTCTCAGCGATAGCTTGGCAATTGCGCCGGATGTTCACAACCCACTCGTCCCCCACAAGGTCGAGGCTGATCAGAATGAAAATGTGGAGCCGATCCCCTGCTCTTTGTGTGATCGCGCGCATGGTAGGGTCCTGTGGCGGCAGCATGAGATGACGTGCTGACACAAGCTCGACGACTGTTTCTCCTGACTGCCATAGCTCGGCTGTACGGTGCAATATTGTCTCGGATTGGGGAAAGGCTTGTTGCAAGCTGGGGGGTGTCGTGGCCTCGCTCTTCGAACGGAGGAGGATCTGCATCACCTCCGCGCCAGGGTGTTGAGAAGGATCCAACTTGTATCGCAGCTCGGACGGAAGAGCACGGATCGCTTCAAAAGTATTTGATAGTGTGGATTGTGAGAAATCAGGGTCTGGTTCCAAGGTGCTGCAGGTGTACGTTACCGCATGCGTGTCCTTATCAAGACTGGTCAATTTCTGTCCACGGGTCCATGCAACGTCAGCCCTGAAGAAAGACACAATCGCCGTCGTCCAGGTGCCAACTGCCAGTCCGATCACGCCGCTGTAAGCAAACTCCCGCGGGAGGACTCGCAGCAGGATGCAGGCCACGAAACCACCAATCGCACCAGCCGTGAGCGCCCGATCCGATCGGGATCCAGTGTAAATTCGGTTATACTGATACCATAGCAGACCTGTATATGCACCGACATACGCGAGGTACATGATGGTGGCACTGCGGGAGCCTTCAAATGACCAGACCAAAGCGCAAGTGACGGCAACAGCCCAGATATGGAGGAAAGAGAACTTGAGCAGATTCCGCCAGTACAGCGCCCGTCGAGCGCGTGCGTCGTTACGTGTGGCCTCTCGCAGAAACTCGAGAGAAGGAATTGGCTGAGGGGTCCTCTGGTGTGCCAGCGTCCACAGCGGCTGTGAGACGCCATCGAGGATAACAGCACCTATCAGATAGTAACAGAGACCGAAGCCGACGGCTAAGCGATAGGTCTCACTTGACGCGGAGGATAGTCCGACTAGTCCTTCGCCGGTGAACAAGGCGGTCCACTTGTCCAtgagggcgatgatgaagtaAAGAATTCCTCCCCAGACGTCTTTCCCTGTGTGCCGCCAGTGAAGGAAAGCATTATGCAACTTGAGTCCCTTTTGCATGTCTCCCATGGTATCAAGGGCGGCTTTAAGTTGCAGGTTCCACGTCGGACTGTACGCAAGAGGAAGCTTGGTCCTTGAGAATTTGCAGTACCAGACGAGCAGGAACATAGTCGCGGAATATCCCTCAGCAAGACGCTTGACGAACGGGTCGGCTGTGGATCTGGTCCAGAACCAACGCTTTCGTTCCTTCTGCACGCAGGCCAACAATGTCTGTCGGGCCAGGGCAGTGGATGCCAGTTCCTTATCGGCATCATCAGTAGACGCACTGGCGAGATACGTCCTCTGGTACCAGTCGACTACCTCCCCATCAGTGATGCAGGGAATATGGAGATACCAATTGTTCCACTTGGCAATTACACGTCTCGCACCGAGCAATAGTACTGTCAAAAAGACGGCGAGTACGCAGGGATAGATGATTATGTCATGTTGAAGCCAAATCGTCAGGACGGGGGAGACGAAAAGGATCGGAATGCAGCTCATAATCACCGTGCGGCCCTGATCACATCAGCATCTATCACTGTTATTCTGTGCATGCAAAAACCTACCGACTGGAACTGGAATCCCGGGAGCTGATAGATTGACAATGCAGACAGCGTCATCAAATATATCGTCAGCATCACCAGGTATGCGGAAAAGACAACACCAGACACAAAGCCTTTGGCAATTCCTATCCCAATAAATGCAAAGAGACCGCCGACAGAGACAACTGCTACACCAGCAATGAACCGGGTTAAGACGAACATGCTCATCGCGGGAAAGGCCATCGCATATAGGTAGTAGCTGCCTCCCGAGCTGATCCAGCCGCCGAAGCCACCACAGAGTAGCAACGCAACCATCAGTGCAGTGGTCGCCAAGGTTTTTTCATCGTTGCTCATGAACGTTGTGAGATACAGGCCTCGTCCGATGGTGGTGAGGAGAGTGATATCGATCAGCGCGGGAACCGCAAAGATACCAAGGAACGTAAAGCGGTAAGATAATGGAAGGTCCTCCTGTCCTCCATTGGGATCAAGATCGATGTCCATAGACGCATAAGCAGTGGGAAGCTCGGTGAAGGCTTCCTCTCGTCTAGGTGGTTGGTGCTGGTGATAGTATGCGCGGATACGATCGGACAGGATTCTGCCAATGGCCTTGGGCGTCATGTCAATGTAAGCATCGCATCTGGCCCCGACTGCGTAATTTTCAGCAAAGCAAGATGTTTGCACGTGGTGAAGGTTCGGACGAGGGTTACGATCAAGAACCTCGAGGTATATCTCATTCATGGCCAGCTTACGAAAAGCGCAGAAGACGGACAGGGCCAGAAAGTCTGCCCTGATATCAATCTGGCCGGGTCGCAGAATGGCCTCCATAACCTCGGTTATCTTTGCCAGACTCGTGCTGTCTGCCTTGATGAGGACCCCAGGAAGACGAGCGTCAATCTCTTGAAACAGCGCCAGAGCACTTCGGGGTTCGAGGGATGCGCAACCCTGGCTCTGATACCAGGCCAGACGTCCTTCAACAAGCTGCTTGGCCGACACTTCCCCGCTGAGATAACCCGTCGATGCCATAGATCGCAACTGGCTTAGAGTTGGGACCTCCAGCAGCTGATATTCACAGCAGGTGCGGACTTTGGCTACTAAAGCGGACGATTCTTTGCAGGTCGACAATGTCAGCCGCTGCATCCAAAGCAAGGCCTCTGCGGGACTGAGGTCTTCGATGTCGTTCACCAGCCGCGGAGGGAGGTCCCATTTGGGAGACAGAGTGTTCCTGGCATCAGCGAGGGCAATTTCCGCCTTGAAGCACTCATACCGGCTGAAATTGCGACGCGATAGGAACGTGTGCAAGATGGTGCCTGTCCGATCGACCGTCTTTCCGGATATGAAGATATCCAACGAGCCCGTGAGGGCATCAGCCTCGTACATGCCCCAGACCTGGGTCTCCCTGCGCGTGCGGAATCCAGAGTGTAAACCGACCCAGATCCGAAGTCTGTCATTTTCCGCACCGTTGCCAGAAGAAAGCAGATCAATCAATTCTTGGATCGTGGCCGACATGGCACCTGCACGGATGGAAGCCTTCTGCGGTCTCAGGAGAGCACGCAGGTCCGCCGCCATACGGCGCAGCTCCTCTACCTGGATCCGGTCGAGAAGATCTAGGTCTCGAATGCTGCGTTGcgcctcgaggaggtcaCTGATGTCTTTCTCAGAGCAGTCATGACCCATTTGAAAACAGCCTAGACCAGTGTAGTCGACACCGTCgggggagacggagaagggATTCATGTGCGCGTAGTCCATTTTCGATGGCCAGTCAACGGCATCGATGTGAATCGCGCGCGTGTCAACCAGTGATCGATGTGCGGGAGGCACGACTGCCATTTTCTCAAGGATGTCCGGTACGAAGGTCCTTAGGCCTTCGAAGCGGGCAGCATGTTCAGCTGAGACTGCGGTAACCTGCACGTCGGTCAGCCTTCGTATCTGCTACAGTGGAGTGGATACTGACCCTGTCATTGAAGCGCCAGTTGTCGTGAGTCTTGAGTACAACATCCTCCTTCAACCACATCAACGCCCCTAGGGGCTCATTCTTTACTGTCCGACGAGCGGCAACGTTGGCGTCTGTCAGAGCGGACCAGGGACCGATCCAGGTCATGGCGCTGTTGTAAGCGCACCACTTGAAGGTCCGTCCGAGGACATGGTGAGAGACGTCCACGTCATCCTCGACTGTCTCCCACATGGCGTGAGTGCAGCCTCCCATGGTCTTTTGGGCAGCGACAACTCGCATGACCGTCCGCATCTTTTCCATCTGAAAGTAGTCGCGCTGGTTGCCGTTGGGGAATATTGTGCCGTTGCGGTAGACAATGCCGAGAATGCGGCTTCCATCGATGTCGCGGCATTCACGTTCGCTGAGATAGTCAGGCGGGGACATCTCCAGCCATACGTCCAGGCCAATGCCATTGAGGTATTGGACCAATTGGTTGAGGACAACTGGTTGGAAATGCTTCCGCCAGTCTGCGAGGAGGACTCCGTGAAATGGCGACTCCCTTGCTTGCGGATGGGTGAAGTTCGAGATGACTGTTTGGGCAACGACACACAAGCCTTGAATCACTTCATCAATTGTGATGCTTGTCTCGATGTTTACCAAACTTGGAACATGCAGCCGACCAAGGACGTGGGCGGCGGAACAATAATTGTATATGCCGCTCAGCACGCCATGTTGAAGAGGGTCGACCACGACAACGTCCCATTGCGACAGGATGGACAGTTGCTCGGAGCTGGGAGGGCTGGGTATCGACCCAAGGTAGACGCCGAATGTCTTCAGTTCTAACTTTGCAGAGCTCCGCGAGCGGAGAGGTTTCGTTTCCCTCTTCAAGCGGTCAAGATAACGAGTGACGGCCGCGGGGGCGGTTGATAATTGGCGTCTCCCCTATGCGGATGGTCAGTATTTAGGATGAGGGAGAGAAATGGGGAACATACCTTCCAGCGAGCATGAAGCTTTTTGCCAATAATGAACAGGATGTATAGACAGCCCAGGACGATGGTGGTCAACAACAGCACGGCGAGTACTTTGTCCCACCAGGTCTTGAGCATTCCATGCCATCCAATGGCATGGAGACCCAGATATTCTGTCCCCATGGCAAATGAACTGGGGGATCAGCGCCGCGATAACGAGTGATATGCAGAAGACTACAGGTGCATGGGCGTGCGGGTCTATATGACGATGATATAAGGCAGAAGCCACCACCCTGCCAGCTGACTATCCTAGGTAGAGCCTGATGGAACTCAATGATACATCTCTATGATAGATACACTCCCGCTGGGTGGTGGCTGAGCTACAGCGTGACTACCTGGGCTTCAGAAGCGAGAGAGAGTTCAGTTTTTATTTCAGCTCGGGCTCTGGCGCCCAAATTTACGATAGGAAACAGGCCAAATTGCACCGGCGCTAGTGCTGCAGTGGCTCGATCCAAAAATAGTCCTTTATCAGGCACAAGTCTATGACTCTGTGACTAGTGTCTGGGTTTGAGTGGCATACGTCTAGCGAGTCAAGGGTCTGCATGTGTCTTGGTCTTTAGCCGCTAATTCTCGCCAACAGTTGCCATCACTCTTGGCCGTTCTGGTGAGGTCAGGCTGGGGAGACGAGGAGGGTTCGTTCTCAGGTATTTGTAGAGAATCGATATCGCTTGCAAGTGTTACTGGAGCTCCGCGTTCGCGTGTTAATCTCCATCACTTGTCGAGAGAGAGGCTTACGTGCGGTGCACTCCAATCATTCCCCCACGCCCATACCTACAATGGCATCTTCCAAACTTCAGGGACGACGCAATTTGTGGATTGGGATTGGTGTcgccattgccattgtgGTTATTATTGTCATTGTGGTGCCATTGGCAGTTCTCCTGCCTCGAAAGCATCATGGCAAGAAGGCTACGATTCTGTTCCCCCTCTATATCTGGCCAGAGACCGACAGTACGTGGGACCCGCTGTATGAGGAGTAAGTTTGCTCTTGTCCGAGCCAGAACGAGCTGGGTGGATTGATGTCGTCAGAGTGACCAACTACCCCAATCTCAACTttaccatcatcatcaatcccaGCAGTGGTCCAGGAAACGGCTCGCAGCCGAGCCCGCAGTATGCACACCAGATCCAGCGGCTGAATGCGTACCCAAATGTGCGGACGGTCGGATACGTGCGCACAGGGTATGCCAGCCGGAATCTGACCACCGTGCTGCAAGAGGTGGGCATCTACTCCGGCTGGGCCGCGGTATCGCCCAGTCTTGCCATGCACGGGATCTTTTTCGACGAGGTGCCCAGCGAGTACACGACATCCGCGGCTGAATACCTGGCTACGATCAATGCAGCGGCCAAGAACGCCTCTGGGCTGAGGACAGACCGAACGGTGAGCAACCTGTCTCTGTTTTTTCGTACTTGTGTTTCAGTACGCTGTCCAGAGCCTCGAAAGTGTTCTGGTGTCTGAGACATACATGCATACATGCTTTGGAGGCTCAACGAATGATTCATCATTAGGTGATCCATAACCCTGGCGCGATCCCGGACTCCCGATATAGGAACATTGACGGGACGGATGTGACAGTTGTCTTTGAACAATCGTATCAGGAGTACCAGATCAAGCATGCGAGCCTGATGGCGCTTCCTGCGAACCGGACGGCTTACAGCTACATGGTGCACTCGGTGCCGTCGATGAATAATGGGACCCTCCGCAGCTTGGTGCAGGATCTGAGCGAGCGCGCGGAATATCTGTTTCTCACCACGCTGAGCCAGAATTTCTACGAGAGTTTCGACCCACAGTTGCCCACTTTCTGTGCTGTCATGCCCCGCTGACGTGGGTGAACCCATGGGTCTTGGAGGCGGAGAGACAGGAGACATGATTTGATTTTGGACTGTTGATAGCACATCCAGGTAATCACAGGTAATGAATTTTGCATTAGCTTCGGTAACTAATCCATTAGCTTTGCCGAGAATCCAGAAATACTGGATCTATCAAACGACTCGTAGGCTAGGCCATCGGATTGGCCAAGCTTTGATAGGCAGTGCCAGGCTCGATAGACGGAAAATGTGATATCACGACTGGCCATCAACGGCACCACATGGCTTGATCTCTGCATATCGTCAGCACTAGGCTAGGCtatctcctcgtccgagCCTGAGGAACGAGTCGATAGATAGATACATAGATAGACATGGGTGGTCGCAGGTCGCCCCTGTCCATCAGGACCTCTATTTAGCTTTCTTTCCTCGCGTTATCGAGTATTGCTTTTACCATCTGTAATTGTTTCGCCATCGGACTGAATCTTACGACTTCATCCCCATCGGCACGATGGCCCCAAAATCAGGAGTTCTCGTCCCGTTGTACATCTACCCTCTGTCCACGACGACATGGGCTCCACTCTACGACGCGTGAGTCCACCAATCTTGATTTCTCTGTAATCGATCTTACCAAAGTTCCACTTGCATTGGTATTGACTTTTGGTTAGGATCACTGCCCACCCCGATCTAGACTTCCTGGTGGTCGTCAATCCCAACAGCGGGCCGGGCGACCTCCCTTCCCCGAACAAGGATTACGCCCGCGAGGTCCCTAAGCTCAATGCGTTCCCCAATGTCTACACCGTCGGCTACATTCGTATCCACTACTGCGATAAGCCTTTGGAGAAGGTCTACCAGGAGATCGACCGGTATGCGAGTTGGTCCGCCTGCGAtgggttagggttaggggGGATTCTGCTGGATGAAACGCCAAACCATTATTCGGAGGCGAGGGAGGAGTACCTGCGTGCTTGTACAGGGTTTATCAAGGGGAATCAAGGAATTTTACGCGATCGGATGGTAAGTAGTcttctgtttttttttttatttttctaGTTTTCTAATTTTCTCTTTTTACAATTatcattctttctttctttttaTTTGGGTTTTTCTTTCCATGGGATGGCTGCGAACCGcggctgatgctgatgctgatgctgatgctgatgctgatgctgatgctggtTAGGTCGTCCATAACCCAGGCACCCCCCCCGACGCAGGGTTGGCCAACACCTGTCCGGATCTGATTCTGACCTGCGAAGAGCCGTACGAGAGGTACAGATCCGACGAGGTGCAGCATCGCCTGGCCGAACTGCCCTATGATCGGGTCCGATGCGGGTACATGATCAATGCGGTGCCTGTGGGCGAGCTGACGGGCCTGGTGCGCGAATTGCGCGATCGCGCGACGTATGTCTTTGCCACGGAGGTGGAGGGGGATTTCTACGAGCGATTTGGACCAACCAGCTGGAAGCAGTTGATGCATGCGCTGAAACGGGATTCAGATTCGGAGACCGTGTAGACTAGAGGCTAGAAGCTATCCAGTACAGTACAGTTCTCTGTCGATGCTGGTCGAGAGCCAACTGTGTAAGGCTGCGGATGGACCGGGTCGATCTGTCATTCTGGTGTGTTTGTTTAGCTGCCACTGGTGCCAAAGTTAGTGCTCACTAGTGGGAAGCCACCGTGAGCTGGGCGCCACCATGAGTCGCCGGGTCTCACTTTGGGCTCGGTGATGAGAACCAGATGGTGCAATTGGCCGATAACGGTGAGACAAAAGCACAGACGCACAGACGCCTCGTCAATCTGACATTGTGTATCAGTGGTTGCCTACTTGGCATCCGCACGCCAGCACACTGGCTTGAGCTGACTGCGGCTGCAAAGTCCATGACGGCGAGTCGACCATGAGGCAAATCATGGCGATGCGATAAGGAAAGTATAATCCTCGTATCAACGGAGTCAGTCTTTCACGATGTACAGTACCGAGTCCGTACTGCCGGGACGTATTTTATGGCGTTTGGGGTCATGGGCCGGACATATCAGGAGTCAGATCCAGCGGTGGCTCGGCTATCATATCCCGCTGGATGGCGGGCGATGAAAATAGTATCATCGACTTGAAGTCACGGAAACGTGGATGCCATGGTcatgacgaggatgactgCGAACCCTTGACTTATTGTCTGCGATGAGCGTCGGGCGGTACTCTGGAGACTGTACTCAGTCGCTCGTCGCTGCCTGTGATCTAGTCTCTATCCCAGCATGACTTCCAGTTCACGTTCTGCAAGAAGCCCATCTGCTTCGCCTCGCATCTTTTCTGAGGTCCCGACGCCCGACAGCGAGGCGGATGGCTTGGATACATTGACGCCCGTCCGGGACGGCGAGGAGTATGTCCTGGTCACTGGCGGCCTCGGATTCATCGGCAGCCACACCTGTCTGGAGCTGCTGAAAGCGGGATACAATGTGCTCATCGTCGACGACCTGAGCAACAGCTACCGTCATGTCTTCTCCCGGATCCTGCTGGCCGCAAAACTGCACTGTGACCGGACGGACGGCCACTGTCCCAAGGCGACGCTGTACGACGTCGACTACCGCGACACGTCCGCCATGCGGAAGCTCCTCGACGCCTATCAGCGGGACCCATCGACACGGCAATCGAGGATCATCGGAGTCATCCACTTCGCCGCCTTCAAGCAGGTCGAAGAGAGCATCCACACCCCTCTGAAGTACTACCGCAACAACATCAACGGGctcgtcgacctcctcgtcctgctcgACCAGTACCGCATCAccaccttcatcttctcctcgtccgccaACGTCTACGGCACACTCGCCGAGCACCGGCCCCTCCTCCACGAAGACGCATGCACCCACCAGCCAGACCCCGGCCAGCGATTCGGTGCGTTTCACCCCGCGGAGATCCACAACTCCCAGATCACCAACCCCTACGGCCGCACCAAACTCTTCGGCGAAGCCATCCTCGCGGACCTGGCGCGCGCGAACCCCGCCTGGACCATTGTCGCCCTACGCTACTTCAACCCCATCGGCTGCGACGCGTCGGGCCTCCTCGGCGAAGACCCCAAGGTCCACCCCTCGAACCTCGTCCCCGCCCTCGTGGAGATCCTCACTGGTCGACGAACCGAGCTCCTCATCTACGGCAGTGACTGGGAGACGCCGGACGGCACCCCGGTCCGGGATTTCATCCACGTCACGGATGTCGCGCGGGGCCATACGGCGGCGTTGGCTGCGGCGCGGGACGGCCGCGTGCGGGATGGGTTTCGCACCTTCAATCTCGGGACGGGGCGGGGGCATTCggtgctggagctggtgcagACGCTGGAAACGGTGTCCGGGCGCACGATTCCGAGACGGGTGGTGGGGAGGCGAGCGGGGGATATTGGGTCGTGTGTGGCCAGTGCGGAGCGGGCGGCGGCAGAGTTGGGGTGGACGACGGCGAAGTCGTTGACCAATGCCTGTGAGGATTTGTGGGGCTATCTGCAGGAGTAACAGGCGTATAATCTACATCAATCACCAATCTCACAGCTAACGTGGATTTGTGATTTGCGTTCTCAGTGGTAGGTAGACATATACATATAGTGTGCATCTATCTCTAACCCTGGTAGGCCAGTGTTCTCTCATATATATTACTGCCAATCATGTGACAGTACCGCGTGATGATCTACCATACCCAGCACCTATAGAAGATATTGTAGATATATCTATCCGAACTTGACGAATGACTACTGTTTGTCTGGACATCAACCGAGGTCATGGCTATGACGACGTCATGCACGTGAGTGCCTCTCCACAGCATTTCCTGTCTTCTAGTACGGAGACTCTGTACAGAGAATGGACCAGGACGGAGTAGATCCAGTCTCAACATGGCCTGATTGCCGCAGTTGATTGGCCAATGATTCAATGAATCGCCACGGATCCGGGGTTGGGCTGAGCACGTTTTCACATCTCCACTCTGATTGGTTGGACTGCACATGGCCTGAGGGGGTTGCCTGATTGGGCCGCCATTGACAGGGGAAGAATGTCGCGCTGACTTGTTGCATGCGCACGTGTCCCCTGAGGCTGAAGCTGATCGATCTGTTGCGGTCGGCCCCGTTCTTGTCCGTCGTCAACTGCATTTCAGTCACCGATCCCCCAATCCCCCAAGCTATCGAGATGAACGTCTTCAAGGAACAGCGAGGGCGCATCGCGCTCTACACCGCTCCACGGACCAAGGACGGTGCCACCATCGCCATGCTGATCGAGCTCGTCGGGTATGCTCTCCAGCGCTTCCTGCAGCGGTGCGAGTACTGATGGCATAGACAACTCCATTGCGTGCACCTCGTCCACAGCATCAACGAGATCAAACACGACGATGCAAGCGCACACACCAGCCTCCCGGTCCTCTTCGATGTAACCAGCGAAGGGAAAAAGACCAGTGCATCCGGCTTGTCGGACATCACCCGCTACCTTCTCACCACATATGACGCCGAGCACCACTTTTCGTACAAGGACGGGTCCaaggaagccgaggaggTGACTAACTGGATTGCGTTTCTGGACAAGACCATCCACGGCGATAATCCGGGGGAAACCTTTACGCGGAAGGCCCTGCGGCTGTATCTGCATCTTGAGGAGCATCTGCAGAAGGCGCAGAGTCCGTATCTGGTTGGCAAGAAGTGGTATGTCTGCGGCCGGCCGGCAACTGGGAGGCGTGCTAACACATGCAGTACACTGGCGGATTTGGTTGTTTTCCCATATGTAGCCAGTGCGAGCCAGGCCAACTTGGATCTCGAGCGCTTCCCCGAGTTGACGACCTGGCATGATCGACTGGTCCGCAATCCTCATGTGGCCAAGGGCATGAAGGATGTATATTTGGAGGCGTAGTCTGGTGGAATCATGGCGTAGATGCGATACATGTGTGAATTTGTACATAATGGTTGTAAAGCCAATttacccccccgccacagcCTCAAGAATGTCCGTCACTTTCTGGATATCCTTATTCTCCACCTCGATATAATGCCTCATCGCCAACGCCGTCACAATCACCATCTCCACGAACCGCTCGTCCCCCGGCACAAACACTTCGATCTGCTGCCCCTTCCCGGTCAACGAGAGCTTCTTGTCGTAGCGTGCTAACAACCGCCGGCCACTGTCAAACAACTCCAGCTTACTCCCGCCCCATGCATCGGGCTTCCACTTGAAGTGCCCTAGCGGCGGGTAATCGAAGTGGTGGTTATCGCTTTTGAGGAGATCGCGCTTGAGCATGAATTCCTGCCCGTGAAGTGTGATGTCCACCTTGCTAGAGGGGAATTTGTGGACGGTGCAGGTTCCGACGGGGACAGGCGCGGGGGACCATGGTCCTGGCGGCGGGAGACGCGAGACGGTGAGATGCGGTTTGGATTTCTGCGTCGCGAGCTGGAAGGCTGGTCGGCCTGCGCAGGTGATTGTTTCCCCCGAGCTGTCGAGGGCAAAGGTGTAGACGGGCTGGGGGGAAGTGCTTTTGGAGAATAGTCTGTCCATGACTGGTTTGGTTATGATATTGGAGCTGTTGGCTGAATCAAATCTTCAGTCGGTTGGGATGGCCGCTGAAGTGCTGGAACCTCTACTTATACATCATGGAGGCGGATTTCTCCAGACCATGCTCCTGATGCTGCCGTGGCTATGATCTGATGGGATGCCCTTTTTGGCAATGGTCGATTCGAGGCTAGTCCCAAAAGGGTAATTAACGTGCATCCCCATGCGGCGCCAAGAGCTGATCGTCCGTAGTCTCGACTTCTGCATTGCCTGACAGCGCCTGAGCCCATGGATGCATGCACAGAAATGACCATTTGGGATACTCAAGGATGCTCAGACATCGATCTAACCAGGAGAGTTACCGCCATGCTGTGGCTCAGTATGGAAATGTCGTTCCCTTCTGGACTGCTCAAACATCGCCTTACGGTGGGTGACTCGGTGACTCTTCACCGTTCCGCAATCTTGAATCAGATTTCTTTGAGTCAGTCGATGTCATTCAGCCTGTTGAATAGTAGTCTGTATATACGCGTAGACTAGGTTCATAGTGTTATAGGTCTTTGACCAAGCATTACATCTACCGATATAAGACGACAGTTCTAGACTCAAACCAGGTAAAACTATGGAGGACACCCAA
The Aspergillus fumigatus Af293 chromosome 4, whole genome shotgun sequence DNA segment above includes these coding regions:
- a CDS encoding spherulation-specific family 4 protein gives rise to the protein MASSKLQGRRNLWIGIGVAIAIVVIIVIVVPLAVLLPRKHHGKKATILFPLYIWPETDSTWDPLYEEVTNYPNLNFTIIINPSSGPGNGSQPSPQYAHQIQRLNAYPNVRTVGYVRTGYASRNLTTVLQEVGIYSGWAAVSPSLAMHGIFFDEVPSEYTTSAAEYLATINAAAKNASGLRTDRTVIHNPGAIPDSRYRNIDGTDVTVVFEQSYQEYQIKHASLMALPANRTAYSYMVHSVPSMNNGTLRSLVQDLSERAEYLFLTTLSQNFYESFDPQLPTFCAVMPR
- a CDS encoding spherulation-specific family 4 protein is translated as MAPKSGVLVPLYIYPLSTTTWAPLYDAITAHPDLDFLVVVNPNSGPGDLPSPNKDYAREVPKLNAFPNVYTVGYIRIHYCDKPLEKVYQEIDRYASWSACDGLGLGGILLDETPNHYSEAREEYLRACTGFIKGNQGILRDRMVVHNPGTPPDAGLANTCPDLILTCEEPYERYRSDEVQHRLAELPYDRVRCGYMINAVPVGELTGLVRELRDRATYVFATEVEGDFYERFGPTSWKQLMHALKRDSDSETV
- the uge4 gene encoding NAD-dependent epimerase/dehydratase family protein, translated to MTSSSRSARSPSASPRIFSEVPTPDSEADGLDTLTPVRDGEEYVLVTGGLGFIGSHTCLELLKAGYNVLIVDDLSNSYRHVFSRILLAAKLHCDRTDGHCPKATLYDVDYRDTSAMRKLLDAYQRDPSTRQSRIIGVIHFAAFKQVEESIHTPLKYYRNNINGLVDLLVLLDQYRITTFIFSSSANVYGTLAEHRPLLHEDACTHQPDPGQRFGAFHPAEIHNSQITNPYGRTKLFGEAILADLARANPAWTIVALRYFNPIGCDASGLLGEDPKVHPSNLVPALVEILTGRRTELLIYGSDWETPDGTPVRDFIHVTDVARGHTAALAAARDGRVRDGFRTFNLGTGRGHSVLELVQTLETVSGRTIPRRVVGRRAGDIGSCVASAERAAAELGWTTAKSLTNACEDLWGYLQE
- a CDS encoding glutathione S-transferase family protein — protein: MRTCPLRLKLIDLLRSAPFLSVVNCISVTDPPIPQAIEMNVFKEQRGRIALYTAPRTKDGATIAMLIELVGQLHCVHLVHSINEIKHDDASAHTSLPVLFDVTSEGKKTSASGLSDITRYLLTTYDAEHHFSYKDGSKEAEEVTNWIAFLDKTIHGDNPGETFTRKALRLYLHLEEHLQKAQSPYLVGKKCTLADLVVFPYVASASQANLDLERFPELTTWHDRLVRNPHVAKGMKDVYLEA